The following coding sequences are from one Leptolyngbya sp. NIES-3755 window:
- a CDS encoding hypothetical protein (similar to AA sequence:cyanobase_aa:LBDG_25410) codes for MQKPVLTIFYQFNPWRSSIGGIQTIIRSFVKYAPDEFEIRFVGTGADASEKPLQWQEREYAGKMIQFMPLFTLQGDNHRKRVPISVGYTAALFRTCLESDFMHFHRIEPTLATRSWRGEKTLFVHNDIRQQTTKTDKRASLWRSFPAIYSMLERSLVTQFDQILSCHTGSLELYRERYPELSDRISYIHNSFDDEVFQPLSERMIQRRLFAQARGLSEDTQFILFAGRLQPQKDPVLLIQAIAALTHPNAHLLIAGDGELASEIEAEATRFNIRDRITLLGAQTQSEMANLYQIANVFVLSSRFEGLPVSVLEALGSGTPIVTTDCGDTPRLLSPQSGIVCADRTSTTIANALDRVLFNPGEFPSEACVRVVQPHAARVIISQVYREMMARWEARSHKRILLSEARSYT; via the coding sequence ATGCAAAAACCTGTTTTAACAATTTTTTATCAGTTCAATCCTTGGCGGAGTAGCATTGGTGGCATTCAGACGATTATTCGATCGTTTGTGAAATATGCGCCTGATGAGTTCGAGATTCGTTTTGTCGGTACGGGTGCTGATGCTTCAGAGAAGCCACTTCAGTGGCAAGAGCGCGAATATGCAGGCAAAATGATTCAATTCATGCCGCTGTTCACCCTACAAGGCGACAATCATCGCAAGCGCGTTCCCATCTCAGTTGGGTACACTGCGGCATTGTTCCGAACTTGTCTTGAGTCGGACTTTATGCACTTTCACCGAATTGAGCCGACCTTAGCAACTCGATCGTGGCGCGGCGAGAAAACGTTGTTTGTTCACAATGATATTCGCCAGCAAACCACCAAGACCGATAAACGGGCAAGCCTTTGGCGCAGTTTTCCCGCTATTTATTCAATGCTGGAACGCTCTCTCGTGACACAGTTTGATCAAATTCTCTCGTGTCACACGGGATCATTGGAACTCTATCGAGAGCGCTATCCAGAGCTAAGCGATCGCATTTCCTATATCCACAATTCATTCGATGACGAGGTGTTCCAGCCTCTATCTGAGCGAATGATCCAGCGTCGGTTGTTTGCTCAAGCGCGAGGACTTTCAGAGGATACACAGTTCATTCTGTTTGCTGGAAGACTTCAACCGCAGAAAGATCCGGTGTTACTGATTCAAGCGATCGCGGCTCTGACTCATCCAAATGCTCATTTACTAATCGCAGGCGATGGAGAGTTAGCTTCTGAAATTGAAGCCGAAGCAACTCGATTCAATATTCGCGATCGCATCACGTTACTCGGTGCTCAAACTCAGTCCGAAATGGCAAATCTCTACCAAATCGCCAATGTATTTGTTTTGAGCAGTCGATTTGAAGGTTTGCCTGTTTCTGTGCTTGAAGCATTAGGATCAGGAACTCCGATCGTAACCACCGACTGTGGGGATACACCAAGATTGTTATCGCCACAAAGCGGAATTGTTTGTGCCGATCGAACTTCAACGACGATCGCGAATGCCCTAGATCGAGTGTTATTCAATCCCGGTGAATTTCCTTCAGAGGCTTGTGTTCGTGTCGTTCAACCCCATGCAGCGCGAGTCATTATCAGCCAGGTCTACCGAGAAATGATGGCACGATGGGAAGCGCGATCGCACAAACGAATCCTGTTATCAGAAGCGCGATCGTATACTTAA
- a CDS encoding undecaprenyl-phosphate galactose phosphotransferase (similar to AA sequence:cyanobase_aa:LBDG_25400) codes for MNYPEAKLQTFRLSIEPPIHPSTQSLLKRSIDIAGSLVGLLFLAVVFIPIVIAIKLDSPGPVFYAQTRCGLRGQTFQLRKFRSMVNDAEQLKSMVKNEGSKLLFKNTNDPRITKVGQFLRRTSLDELPQFWNVLVGDMSLVGTRPPTLDEVEHYNDRHWQRLEVKPGLTGEWQVNGRSEIKDFEQVVNLDLRYQERWSVFYDFLLILKTLQVVFARRGAY; via the coding sequence ATGAATTATCCCGAAGCAAAATTACAGACGTTCCGACTCTCGATCGAGCCACCAATCCATCCCTCAACTCAATCTTTGCTCAAACGCAGCATCGATATTGCGGGAAGCTTGGTTGGTCTCTTGTTTTTAGCCGTTGTGTTTATCCCGATCGTAATCGCGATCAAGCTTGATAGTCCGGGTCCAGTATTTTACGCTCAGACGCGCTGTGGACTGAGAGGGCAAACATTCCAGTTGCGAAAGTTTCGATCGATGGTGAATGATGCCGAACAATTAAAATCGATGGTGAAAAACGAAGGGAGTAAGCTTTTGTTCAAGAACACCAATGATCCTCGTATTACAAAAGTTGGACAGTTCCTCCGTCGCACTAGCCTAGATGAACTGCCTCAGTTTTGGAATGTTTTAGTCGGGGATATGAGCCTGGTTGGAACTCGTCCGCCCACACTGGATGAAGTCGAACATTACAACGATCGACATTGGCAACGATTGGAAGTGAAGCCTGGACTAACTGGTGAATGGCAGGTGAACGGACGGTCTGAGATCAAAGATTTTGAGCAGGTTGTGAATCTTGATCTCCGTTACCAAGAGCGTTGGAGTGTATTTTATGACTTCCTTCTGATCTTGAAGACTCTCCAAGTAGTCTTCGCTCGACGGGGAGCGTACTAA